A single window of Asticcacaulis sp. AND118 DNA harbors:
- a CDS encoding Lrp/AsnC ligand binding domain-containing protein — protein sequence MLDEIDRKILRLLQADGRMTNQALAEAVHVSPAACFERVKRLKANGYILGTMAILDPVKLDRALLIFVEVLLDRTTEDVFDAFRHAVTRQPEILECHMVAGGFDYLIKARVRDMAAYRQFLGDALVSLPGVRETRTYAVLEEVKNAIALPV from the coding sequence ATGCTCGATGAGATAGATCGCAAGATTCTCCGCCTGCTTCAGGCGGACGGACGCATGACCAATCAGGCGCTGGCCGAAGCCGTCCACGTCTCGCCTGCCGCCTGCTTCGAGCGCGTCAAGCGCCTCAAGGCCAACGGCTATATTCTGGGGACCATGGCCATTCTCGATCCGGTCAAGCTCGATCGGGCGCTGCTGATCTTTGTCGAGGTGCTGCTCGACCGCACGACCGAGGACGTCTTCGACGCCTTTCGCCACGCCGTGACGCGTCAACCGGAAATCCTCGAGTGCCACATGGTCGCTGGCGGCTTCGACTATCTGATCAAGGCGCGGGTCAGGGACATGGCGGCCTACCGGCAGTTTCTGGGCGATGCGCTGGTCAGTTTGCCCGGTGTGCGCGAAACCCGCACCTATGCGGTGCTGGAAGAGGTCAAAAACGCCATTGCCCTGCCGGTTTAA
- a CDS encoding GH36-type glycosyl hydrolase domain-containing protein, whose translation MSLITLTSDSCTLTSATAMPRASGFLWNRKMMLHATCRGFVTAQHMQPEPARYSHAPVVEGKTFMLPETAHYAHHPGRFVYVRDLRSGRHFSVPHEPVRRAPQAFGFTQHPERLEWSVQQDGLDINWSLVLPVDEPVELWRLEIRNRLDTPRVLRIVPYFPVGYMSWMNQGARFAADLNAVVASSVTAYQKVEDYFKNQHLKDKTFLTCDRIADAFETRREDFEGEGGLTDPDMLRDGLKGGEAAYETPAAILQFDQAFEAGETQAWHFVFGPAFDEAEVARLKSAYLGAEAFDRTCAEARAYVEQGRGVLSIETPDAHFDAFMNRWLARQVYYHGDTNRLTTDPQTRNYLQDALGMVFVRPDSAKASLLYALSKQNPDGSMPDGIKLYDGAQFSYINQVPHTDHCVWLFMLLEAYLDETDDYAVLDADVAGQSVRARLEAALHWLLKTRDHRLLSFIDQGDWNDPMNMVGWKGKGVSGWLTLAVAYALRLWARLSGQAAPWLTEAEAMNAAMNTHLWDGDWFGRGITDDDVKFGIKSDAEGRIYLNPQSFALLSGAASEAQGERMVSAVATELETPYGVEMLGPPYTKMREDVGRLTQKSPGVAENGSVYNHAAAFYIYSLTQVRKGEKAFELMRKMIAGTDVADYGQRGQFPVFIPNYYRGDFHANPRTAGRSSQLFNTGTVAWVYRSLVEGLFGLKGTREGLSVRPCLPAYWSETKATRLFRGSTYHVTYRRGDQPGLMLDGQPITGDVLPLPQTPGTFEVVVTL comes from the coding sequence ATGAGCCTGATCACACTCACCTCCGATTCCTGTACCCTGACCTCCGCCACGGCCATGCCGCGCGCTTCGGGATTTTTGTGGAACCGCAAGATGATGCTGCACGCGACCTGCCGCGGCTTCGTCACCGCCCAGCACATGCAGCCGGAACCGGCCCGCTACAGCCACGCCCCGGTCGTCGAGGGCAAGACCTTCATGCTGCCGGAAACAGCGCATTACGCGCACCATCCGGGGCGTTTCGTCTATGTGCGCGACCTGCGCAGCGGACGGCATTTCTCCGTCCCCCATGAGCCCGTGCGTCGTGCGCCGCAAGCCTTCGGCTTTACCCAGCATCCGGAGCGGCTGGAGTGGTCCGTGCAGCAAGACGGCCTCGATATAAACTGGAGCCTTGTTCTTCCGGTCGATGAGCCGGTGGAGTTATGGCGTCTGGAAATCCGTAACCGTCTCGACACGCCGCGCGTCCTGCGCATCGTGCCCTATTTCCCGGTCGGCTATATGAGCTGGATGAACCAGGGCGCGCGCTTCGCTGCCGATCTGAACGCCGTGGTCGCCAGTTCGGTCACCGCCTATCAGAAGGTCGAAGATTATTTCAAAAATCAGCACCTTAAAGACAAGACCTTCCTCACGTGCGACCGCATCGCGGACGCTTTCGAGACGCGGCGCGAGGACTTCGAGGGCGAGGGCGGGCTGACCGATCCGGACATGCTGCGCGACGGCCTCAAAGGTGGCGAGGCGGCGTACGAAACCCCGGCGGCTATCCTGCAATTCGATCAGGCCTTCGAGGCCGGCGAGACGCAAGCCTGGCACTTCGTCTTCGGCCCGGCCTTCGATGAGGCCGAGGTCGCACGCCTGAAAAGCGCCTATCTGGGGGCTGAAGCGTTCGACCGCACCTGCGCCGAAGCCCGCGCCTATGTCGAACAGGGGCGCGGCGTGCTCTCCATCGAGACCCCGGATGCGCATTTCGACGCCTTCATGAACCGCTGGCTGGCGCGGCAGGTCTATTATCACGGCGACACCAACCGCCTGACCACCGATCCGCAGACGCGCAACTACCTGCAGGACGCACTGGGTATGGTCTTTGTGCGGCCCGACAGTGCGAAGGCGTCGCTGCTCTATGCCCTGTCGAAACAGAACCCGGACGGCTCCATGCCCGACGGCATCAAGCTCTACGACGGCGCGCAGTTCAGCTACATCAATCAGGTGCCGCACACCGACCATTGCGTCTGGCTGTTCATGCTGCTGGAAGCCTATCTCGATGAGACCGACGACTACGCCGTGCTCGATGCCGACGTGGCGGGACAGTCCGTGCGGGCGCGGCTGGAGGCGGCGCTACACTGGCTGCTCAAGACCCGCGATCATCGCCTGTTGAGTTTCATCGATCAGGGCGACTGGAACGACCCGATGAACATGGTCGGGTGGAAGGGCAAGGGTGTGTCGGGCTGGCTGACGCTCGCCGTGGCCTATGCTCTGCGGTTGTGGGCGCGGTTGTCGGGGCAGGCGGCGCCGTGGCTGACAGAGGCCGAGGCCATGAACGCGGCGATGAACACCCATCTGTGGGACGGCGACTGGTTCGGGCGCGGGATCACCGACGATGACGTGAAGTTTGGCATCAAGAGCGATGCGGAAGGGCGGATCTACCTCAATCCGCAAAGCTTCGCCCTCCTGTCGGGGGCGGCTTCCGAAGCGCAGGGCGAACGCATGGTCTCAGCCGTCGCGACGGAACTTGAGACGCCCTACGGCGTCGAAATGCTCGGTCCGCCCTATACGAAGATGCGCGAAGACGTCGGCCGCCTGACGCAGAAATCGCCCGGCGTGGCCGAAAACGGGTCGGTCTACAACCATGCGGCGGCCTTTTATATCTATAGTCTGACGCAGGTGAGGAAGGGCGAAAAAGCCTTTGAACTGATGCGTAAAATGATCGCCGGAACCGACGTTGCCGATTACGGTCAGCGCGGGCAGTTTCCGGTCTTCATCCCTAACTATTACCGCGGCGACTTCCACGCCAATCCACGCACGGCGGGCCGGTCTTCGCAACTGTTCAATACCGGCACCGTGGCCTGGGTCTACCGCAGTCTGGTCGAGGGCCTGTTCGGCCTGAAAGGCACGCGCGAGGGTCTGAGCGTGCGGCCCTGCCTGCCGGCGTACTGGTCGGAAACTAAGGCAACGCGGTTGTTCCGCGGTTCGACGTACCACGTCACCTATCGCCGGGGCGACCAGCCGGGTCTGATGCTGGACGGTCAGCCGATAACGGGCGATGTGCTGCCCTTGCCGCAAACGCCCGGTACCTTCGAAGTTGTTGTGACCCTGTAA
- a CDS encoding BlaI/MecI/CopY family transcriptional regulator, translating into MSLPPITDAESAVLDALWRLGPLPPARLIAEVKTGRDWGDATIKTLIARLIHKQALRSQREDGTLRYHPLITRDAYVAHEIDNLINRTFASDRKAFRRFIDETF; encoded by the coding sequence GTGAGCCTGCCCCCCATTACCGATGCGGAATCGGCAGTTCTGGACGCTCTGTGGCGGCTGGGGCCCCTGCCCCCGGCGCGCCTGATCGCCGAGGTCAAGACGGGCCGGGATTGGGGCGATGCGACCATCAAGACTCTGATCGCGCGCTTGATACACAAACAGGCCCTGCGCTCGCAACGCGAAGACGGCACCCTGCGCTACCATCCGCTGATCACCCGCGACGCCTATGTGGCGCACGAGATCGACAACCTGATCAATCGCACCTTCGCCAGTGACCGTAAGGCCTTCCGCCGCTTCATCGATGAGACCTTCTGA